The DNA window CCCGAGGTCGTCGCGGTCTGAGGCGAGCTGGATGATGGCCTTGATGTAATCGAGGCGGTCTCCGGTGTCGTAGCGTCGGCCACGGAAGATGACGCCGTAAACACCGCCGGCGATCGAGTCGTCCGCCGCGAGGACCTGCATGGCATCCGTCAGCTGGATCTCGCCACCCTTGCCAGGTGCCGTGGTCTCGAGAACGTCGAAGATCTCCGGGCGCAGGACATACCGGCCGATGATCGCGAGGTTCGACGGTGCGTCTTCCGGCGCCGGTTTCTCGACCAGGCCGGTGATCTTCACCACGTCAGGATTGTCCGTCGCCTCGACCGCGGCGCACCCATACATCTGGATCGTTGCCGGGTCGACCTCCATCAGGGCGATGATCGTCGCCTGACGGCTTTCCTGCTCCTCGATCATCGTCGTGAGCAACGGGTCGCGGGCATCGATCAGGTCATCGCCGAGCAGAACCGCGAACGGTTCGTCACCGACGTGCCTGCGCGCGCGAAGCACCGCGTGGCCAAGACCCTTCGGGTCACCCTGGCGCAGGAAGTGGATAT is part of the Mycetocola zhujimingii genome and encodes:
- the galU gene encoding UTP--glucose-1-phosphate uridylyltransferase GalU; the encoded protein is MPQPVRKVVIPAAGLGTRFLPATKALPKEMLPVVDKPAIQYVVEEAVSAGLNDVLMIIGRNKNALANHFDRVTELELALEEKGDEKRLNRVVESSELADIHFLRQGDPKGLGHAVLRARRHVGDEPFAVLLGDDLIDARDPLLTTMIEEQESRQATIIALMEVDPATIQMYGCAAVEATDNPDVVKITGLVEKPAPEDAPSNLAIIGRYVLRPEIFDVLETTAPGKGGEIQLTDAMQVLAADDSIAGGVYGVIFRGRRYDTGDRLDYIKAIIQLASDRDDLGADLKPWIKEFASKLD